TTGTGCGCTATCTCTGGGGCGATCGATTTCAATTAGAAAAAACGGCGTTAATTTTCAGCGATTTTCAGGGGCGAAATTCCAAAAAAATTTCAGGAATTGCTATCGGCGATGCGATTTTCATGAATTATCATTCGCAAAGTCGGCGTTTGGCAATTGCATCCGGGAATCATCTTATTTTGTCCACTTTGGAAAATTTTAAGTCCGCGGTTGAAGCTGCCGGTGTGCGCATCGTGCCGATTTCAGATTTAAAAAGCCCAAAAAATTTGCCGTTGGTAAAATTTTCCGCGCAACCTCGACCTGACACACCGGTTGCCAATGGCTTCAATGCGCCCTATTTTCATCAGGTGTACGATGTCCCCAATTGGTTCAACGGCCACTGGGCGTGCGGCGCAACCACGGCATTGATGGGATTGCAGTATTATAAAATTTTACCGGCGTGGCCTGTGAATTGCTCATATCCCTACGCCCACGAAAGTTCGCACGGACGATACATTTGCGAAATTTACTCATTCAATGGCTATACCTACAACGTCGGCGGATATGACCCGGACGGAAATGTCGGCTACGGCGGCTATGGTTTTATCATTCAAAATAACTGGGCAGACACCAAGGGAAATATGGCAAAGTACGCCCGTCAGCACGGCGTAGGCTCTGACGTGGACTGGTCGCCAAATTTTAGCAAATTCAGTCAAAATATCACAGCGGCGTTTCCTGTGGTGATTTTAAACAGTCTCACTACCGCCGGGCATTATATTTTGGGCGTCGGCGAAATTGCGGCACAGCACGCGGTAAAAGTCAACGATCCCTATGGCAACAAAAATCAGGGTTACATGAATTACAACGGCAAAAATGTGACCTACGACTGGCCCGGCTACAGCAACGGACATGCGAATTTGAACATCGTTCATTGTTTCATTTACATGCGCCAGGGGGCGGATTTGACAATCACTGTTCCGGAAATCCCTGACACGCTTGGGCTCAGCCAAATCCTGGAATCTGATTTTATTGTGAGAAATGTGGGCACAAAAAGGGCGGACACTTCACAGGTGGGAATCTATTTATCGTTGGACAAAGTGCTCAATACCAATGATCGATTGCTGACAACTGTTGCTGTCCCGAAAATCGACGCCGACGATTCTGTTCGTTTGTCCTGGCAAATCCAATTGCCGGATTCGCTGCCCAGTTACCGCTGGTCCCTGATTGCCATTGCCGATGATGAAAATTTGCTTTTGGAGACGGACGAAAACAATAATGTTGCCTATTCTCAATTCATTTTAAAGGGTTACCCGCGAATTTTTCGCATGAGACCGATTGCAAACTCCACAGTGGACACGGACCAGCCGGAGATCAGCGCTTATTTCAGCGATCCGTATTTTCCCGTAATCTCTGATTCAATCAAATTGTTACTGGACGGAGTGGATTACTCTGACTCGTTGAGCGTCGCCGGCAATAAAGTGATTTTTCAGCCGGGGACGCTTTTGAGCCACACAGAACATCGCGTGCGGTTGGAGGCGCCCAATTCCGCCGGGAATTGCGCGGTTGCTGTTTGGAATTTTTTCATTTTATCCACGGATGTGGCAAAGCAAAATCAGACAAAAATTGACAATTTCCGGCTATTTCAGAATTATCCCAATCCATTTAATTCAGAGACAAACATCCGCTTTGAAGCCCCGGTCGCGGGAACCGTGCAGTTAGAAATCTTTTCTCCGGACGGTTCTCTGATTC
This portion of the Calditrichota bacterium genome encodes:
- a CDS encoding T9SS type A sorting domain-containing protein is translated as VRYLWGDRFQLEKTALIFSDFQGRNSKKISGIAIGDAIFMNYHSQSRRLAIASGNHLILSTLENFKSAVEAAGVRIVPISDLKSPKNLPLVKFSAQPRPDTPVANGFNAPYFHQVYDVPNWFNGHWACGATTALMGLQYYKILPAWPVNCSYPYAHESSHGRYICEIYSFNGYTYNVGGYDPDGNVGYGGYGFIIQNNWADTKGNMAKYARQHGVGSDVDWSPNFSKFSQNITAAFPVVILNSLTTAGHYILGVGEIAAQHAVKVNDPYGNKNQGYMNYNGKNVTYDWPGYSNGHANLNIVHCFIYMRQGADLTITVPEIPDTLGLSQILESDFIVRNVGTKRADTSQVGIYLSLDKVLNTNDRLLTTVAVPKIDADDSVRLSWQIQLPDSLPSYRWSLIAIADDENLLLETDENNNVAYSQFILKGYPRIFRMRPIANSTVDTDQPEISAYFSDPYFPVISDSIKLLLDGVDYSDSLSVAGNKVIFQPGTLLSHTEHRVRLEAPNSAGNCAVAVWNFFILSTDVAKQNQTKIDNFRLFQNYPNPFNSETNIRFEAPVAGTVQLEIFSPDGSLIRQYEFSPSAPGKFSLSWDGRDAHNRIVGSGIYFYRIRSGAFSATKRMIFLK